The Desulfovermiculus halophilus DSM 18834 genome includes the window GGCCAACTCTTGGCGCTGAGCTTCATTTTCCGCATATTGGACAGATCCAGGCCGAACTCCTCGACCTGCGCAGCGTCATTTTCCAGGCTGTCGGCCAGAGTGCGCAAAAACCTCCCCAGCTCTGTCTTGGACACTTCAAACGTGTATCGACGCTTTTCGTTCATGTTTGCCTCACTCATGGAAAGCGGATTTGCAATGGAACCTCGTCCCGGGAGAGCTGTGCTTACGACGGATGGCGGACCAAGGGCCTCAGGAGCATTTGGAATCAAAGCGGTCGGAATGCTTCACGTTGATACCCTGGACGATAAAGTAGATGTTTTCGGCGATGTTCGTGGACAGGTCCCCGACCCGTTCCAGAGAGTTGGCCACAATCACCGTGTGCACCGCTCGTTCCACAACCGCGTTTTCACTGCTCATGGAGTCGATAAGGCGGCGAATGATCTTGATGTTCAGGTCATCGGCAGTATTGTCCTGGCCGCAGACCTGTGCGGCCTGATCACAGTCCAGCCTGGAGAAGGCGTCGATCACGTTTTGATACATGGACAGAGAAATATCGGCCAGGGACTGCACAGCGCTCATCAGCGCGAGCCTGGGGCGCTGATTGAGCATGATGGCCCGCTCGGCTACATTGGTGGCCTGATCACCGAGACGCTCCAGGTCGTTGGCAATCTTGGAACAGCCCATGACAAAACGCAAGTCCTTGGCCACCGGCTGCCACAGGGCCAGGATGTGCAAAATTGCCTCTTCGATGTCCACTTCCAGGGCATTGATCTCCTTGTCGCCCACAATGACCTCTTCAGCCAGGGAGTCGTTTCGCTCCATCAGGGCCTTGACCGCGGCACCCAACGCCCTTTCAGTCAAGGTGAACATCCTCATCATCTTGACCTCGAGCTTTTCCAGCTCCTTATGCAAATGCGTCTCCATGATCTCCTCGCGCCCCCTTCGCGGTATCATCCGAACCGGCCGGTTATATATTCTTCCGTCTGTTTCTGCCCCGGCCGGGTAAACATCACATCCGTTGCATCGATCTCGATCAGCTGGCCCATGTAGAAAAAGGCGGTACGATCCGAGACCCGCGCCGCCTGCTGCATATTGTGGGTGACAATGATGATGGTCAGCCTGTTCTTCAGCTCAAAGATCAGCTCTTCGATCTTTTGGGTGGCCAGGGGATCCAGGGCCGATGCCGGCTCGTCCATGAGCAGGACCTCGGGATCCATGGCCAGGGCCCGGGCAATGCACAGCCGCTGCTGCTGCCCTCCGGACAGGGAGGTTGCCGGCTGGCTCAACCGGTTTCCCACCTCGTCCCA containing:
- the phoU gene encoding phosphate signaling complex protein PhoU, producing METHLHKELEKLEVKMMRMFTLTERALGAAVKALMERNDSLAEEVIVGDKEINALEVDIEEAILHILALWQPVAKDLRFVMGCSKIANDLERLGDQATNVAERAIMLNQRPRLALMSAVQSLADISLSMYQNVIDAFSRLDCDQAAQVCGQDNTADDLNIKIIRRLIDSMSSENAVVERAVHTVIVANSLERVGDLSTNIAENIYFIVQGINVKHSDRFDSKCS